From the Rhea pennata isolate bPtePen1 chromosome 1, bPtePen1.pri, whole genome shotgun sequence genome, the window acgggggccggggcgcgcccGCCCCTTCTCCCGTCGCAGGCATGGTGCAGGGTCGTCAGGGGCGGCTGCCACCTCGCCTCCATCCACACCTcagaggagcacagagcagTCGCCAAATTCATCAGCCAGTGCCGACGGGGCGAGGAGGGAGATGATGTCTGGATCGGCCTCTACCACTGGGTGAGCGTCCGCTGCCCTGTCCCTgctggggcagccccagcagccgTCTGCGCTCgctcctgctgcccaggagCCGTGTGCACAGCTCCGGGTTGCACTGGCCCCCTGCAGACCGTGCAGCCCTGATGGCATCCAAACCCACCCACTGCCCCTCTGTGTCTGTGCAACATCTGCCCCGTCTGCATCCCTGCCCACCCACTGCCCCTCTGCATCTGCACATCTGCCCCACCTGCATCCCTGCCCACCCTCTGTGTCTGCCCAACCTCTGCCCATATCCACACGTGTCTCCTGTGCTCTCTGTAACTAGCCGAGTCCCTGCTGGGCCCCGGCACCACGCTGCTCTGCTGTCCCCATCCCAGCCCTAGACCTTTCTCTGCTGCACCGCACTTCCTGCCCAACACATGTGTTTTTACTtgcccatctctgctgcccCCAGAACAAATCCTGGTCATGGATAGATGGATCCAAGATGCATTACTCTGCTTGGGACGATGAGGATTTCTCAAAGGGACAATACTGTGCGGCGCTGGAGGACTCCTCAGGTGAGCGGGGGATGCAGAACCACTCACACTAGGCAGGGACCCCAGCAAtccactgctccctgccccctGCACTCCCCAGGCAGCCTTCCCAAGGGCAAAATGGGCCCACACCCTGTGAGCTGCTTGCTGCAGGACCATCCCCCTGGGGCAGGGATGCTCCTGCGGCTTGTGGCCATGCGCAGCAGCAGCGCGGTGTCTtgtcctgcctcctgctccaggAGGCTCAGCTCTAGTGTCACACAGGGACGTGGTCGCTGAGAGGATGGAGGAAAGGGTCCCACCATAGCACTCACTCCTCTTCCCCTTTGCAGGTTTCTTGTCCTGGGAGGATGATGCTTGCAGCGAGAGGAACGCCTTCATCTGCAAATGCGCAGCCTAGGCAGCAGGGTCACCACTGAGCTGCTCTCCGCCTGGACATCGCCCTGCACCCTGCTCCCCTGTGCTCTGCACCCTGATCCCCCCGCCGTGTCCATGCACCCACTCCCTCCCGTGTCCATGCACCGTGCTCTCCTGTGTCCATGCACCCCATTCACCCCGTGTCTATGCACTCCGCTCCCCCCGTACCATGCACCCCACTCCCCTGTGCCTTGCACCCTGCGCTGTGCGCTCCCAGACCCCTGGCAGCACCACTGCAGTTGTTCCGTCTCCCCAGCGGCAGCTCAGCGAACTAGCAATAAACTCCCCCAAATGCCATGGCATCTGCGTCTTTGTCTGGGCTGTGTCCCACGGCCCTCGTCTGTCCTCAcccctgcccagctgcagcagggcacaaaaagccccccccccccccgaggatGCTGCCCTGGTGCCCCACACCACGGGGTCTGTCCTGGCATGGGGGTTCCCATGGCCTCAGTGGTGGcactgagagagctggagggGTCCCATGGGAGTCCACCCCACTTAAGTGGGCAAGCAGCAGGCAACATGGGCAGGTGCCATCTCCCTGGGCAGGGATCCTGCACCATGGGTCTGTGCACCATGGGTCCATGCACCACGCACATGTGCACCATGGTCTGCGCTCTGCAGATCCTCCATGCCTGGGAGTCAGTTTCTTCCTGCTGGTACTCAGCTCCAGCAGGGCCCAAAGGGGGCCGGGAGGAGCAGGGGTGAGCTGGGTTTGCAGCCTGCCACAGGCCATCGTGCCCCCCTCTGAGACACAGCTGCCCTTACCTGTGTAAGGTGGGGGCCAGGTGGGATTGCTGGCACCTTGGTCCAAGCCCtgggctcccccagccccacagtgGGAACCCCCTTGCCTCCAGCCTCCTTATCTGTGCCGAGATATGAGGCAGCAGTCCATGCCTGGGGGCTTCCAGCTGCAATGCTCCCTGCTCGGAGATGGCCAGGGAAAGCCACAGCCGTCGGCAGGGCCCCAGAAAGCTCCATGACCGGCAGCGGGTGCCGGCGAGAACCAACAGTGGTTGGCCCTTGCCCTACCTTCATGTTCGAAAACGACAGCCCAGGAACCTGTCATCTCAGTCTCAGCTGAAGCTCCCATGTCTGCCTTGGCTGCATTCAGTGATTCAAGTATTTGCCTACCACTCAGTGCTGTGATAagggagctggagctgccaCGGGGTCGCAGCTGCCAGCCGTCAGCAGAGGGTCCCACGCTGGTGTGAGCAGCGAATGAAGCAGAAATGCCCCAGAAAGAGCATGCCTGACATATGGACCAAGGCTATCGAGAGCTTGCTCCTGCTACAACTCTGGGCTTGGAGGCAACGAGCATCTACAATTAGGGCTGGTGCAGAGTCTGACTTCAGTAGTGAATTCCCACTCGCTGTAAAATCTCCAGAAACAAGATGCAAAGTCACTGGGAGGCCATGGGAATGGGTCTGGCTCCCCCTATAGCATGGGGAGGGGAGAGACGTGGCCAGGACGAGCCCTTGCTCCAGCTGCTGTGGTCACCTGGCAGCATGGAGCATGCGGAGCGAGAGGGGATGAAGCAGCATCAGAGAGGACACGTGCAAGATTCGAGTTCAGGCACGGAGGGAGCAACAGGGCTAAATGCTGCTGGGCTGTGGATGAGGTGCTGCCCCTGGCTACAGGTCCTTTGTCCTCTTGCTAAATGGCACCAGCAGCTTGCACAAAAATTGCCCCAAGGGCGAGCACCTGCTGCTAGCCCCTGCCTGGCCTGGGTTTCCTGGAGCCTCTGGCAGTGCCAGGCACGGTGCCCTTGACTGGGCAGCTGAGGAAGGTGATGGGAGCAGTGTGGGCTGGGCCAGGATGGGGGCAAcaagcagctgtgctggcacTGTCAGCACCTGCTGCAGGGGTACGGGGTGCAGGCTGTGGGGTGCTGGGTGCACAGTGCAGGGATATGGGGTGCAGGCTGTGGGGTGCTGGATGCACAGTGCAGGGTGCAGTGTGCAGAGTGTGGGGTGGCACGGTGCACTGCATGCCAGGACACCTTGGTTAAGCTGCACGTATGcaggcatgcacacacatgtgcgtgcagggctgtgcacacacatactGCGTGCATGCAGGcgggggagcagggcaggatgCTGCAGCCCCATCCGTCCACGGGCCTGCTGCAGCCACTCGCCCACAGGGAGCCACTGTCGGGGCTTGGCAGAGCTGGGGAGTGTGGGACAGGACCCATCTCCCAGGCTGGGACGGGGCCGTGTGGGGTAGGCCCAGCACCTGTGCCAGGACGGGACTGTGGGGGGCAGGATCTGTGCCTGTGCCAGGATGGGGCTGTGTGGGGCCCAGCGCCCGCACCCGGCGGTGGTGGCGAAGGAGGTGCAGAGCCGGCTGGATGCTCGGGGGGAGGTTTATTGGCAGCGCGGTGACTGTGCCGGAGCCGATCCGGCGGGGGCCAGCGGTGCGGGACGTGGccttccagggccagggcaggagCCCAGCCAGCTGCCCGCCTATGCCATGGACTTGCAGACGAAGGGGTGGGCACTGCTGCAGGCGTTTCTCTGCCACGTCAAGTGCTCTGCGGGTCCGGCAGCACCGGTGCTGAGTGCAGCTACCCCTGCCCCGGCACTGTCCCAGCCCCACACACCATCCCCATTACCCCACAGCGATGCACCATGCAGTGCCGGTGCCTGTGCAGAGCTCCATGTCACCAGCATCGCTGCTGGCCCCACACACTGTCCCCATCACCCCACAGCGATGCACCGCAAGGCGCCAGTGCCTGTGCAGAGCTCCGTGCTGCTGGCATTGCTGCTGGCCCTGCACACGGCCCCCATCACCCCGCAGCAATGCACTGCACAGTGCCAGTGCCcatgcagagctctgtgctgctggccCTACACACGGCCCCCATGACCCCGCAGCGATGCACTGCACGGTGCCAGTGCCcatgcagagctctgtgctgctggccCTACACACGGCCCCCATGACCCCGCAGCGATGCACTGCACGGTGCCAGTGCCcatgcagagctctgtgctgctggccCTACACACGGCCCCCATCACCCCGCAGCGATGCACTGCACGGTGCCAGTGCCCATGCAGAGCTCTGTGCCACCAGCGTCGCTGCCGGCCCCGCACACCGCCCCCACAGCGATGCACCACACGGTGCTGGTGCCCATGCATCACTGCTGGCCCATGTGCCCACCTGTGGTGGCCTCCAGAGCCACGCAGAGGTGCTTCTTGAGGCCCTCGTGCTCGTCCCATGCCTGGTACTGCACCTTGCTGCCGTCCGTCCATTCCCAGCGGAAGTTCTGCAGATACGGAAAAGGGCTCAGGGAGCCGTTGGCTGGGGAGCTGTGGGGCGCACGcccaggggaggaggaggagggaggctgaAAGCTCACCATGGTCATGTGGAGTCCGACCCAGACATCGTCCACGTTGTAGTGCTGCGAGCGGGAGATGAGGTCGGCGACGGCGTAGTTCTCCCTCTCACTGTGGATGGAGGCCAGGTGGATCCCAGCGCCCAGCTTCCGGCAGAAGACCTGTGGCAGGGGATGGCAGTGTGGTGCCACCGCCACAGTCACCTCACCAGGCAGCTTCATCCTCCCCCTCCTGCCTCGCGCTGGGGCTGCGAGCTCCGGACGGGCGCCTGCCGCCCCGGGCACCCCGAGGTCCCACACGACAAGTGGTACCCAGGGCACGGCGCCCAGGACATGGCTGCTCTGGCTTCTCCACGCCTTTCATGCTGATTCCTGGCATGAGGCTTATGTCTTTGGATAGGGCTGTGAGATGAGCCCCGTATGTGGGCGCTGAGCCCCACGGGTGGGTGCTGAGCCCCACATCCAGGTACTGAGCCCTGTGAGTAGATGCTGAGCCCCACAGCCAGGTGCTGAACCCCATGGCTGGTTGATGAATGTCATGGACGGGTGCTAAGCCCTATGGCTGGGTGACAAGCTCTGTGGCTGGGTGATGAGCCCCATGGCCACTTGATGAACCTCATGGCCAGGTGCTGAGCCCCATGGCCAGGTACTGAGCCCCAGATGCTAAGCC encodes:
- the LOC134148636 gene encoding rheacalcin-1, with protein sequence MGAWQLRPPRPGRPPPGAAASPPAGVRANRCLKGWLDFRGNCYGYFRQELPWRKAEAWCRVVRGGCHLASIHTSEEHRAVAKFISQCRRGEEGDDVWIGLYHWNKSWSWIDGSKMHYSAWDDEDFSKGQYCAALEDSSGFLSWEDDACSERNAFICKCAA
- the LOC134142107 gene encoding struthiocalcin-2-like, which produces MGNGVDVAPWLGGDAQLGGAVGDCHQQLMLHEDGSCFGFFPQELPWREAEVFCRKLGAGIHLASIHSERENYAVADLISRSQHYNVDDVWVGLHMTMNFRWEWTDGSKVQYQAWDEHEGLKKHLCVALEATTGGHMGQQ